A part of Legionella sainthelensi genomic DNA contains:
- the pepP gene encoding Xaa-Pro aminopeptidase, with protein MISQQQYQARRRELTQKLPEGSIAIIPAAHESIRNGDAHYRFRQESNFYYLTGFNEPEAVLILISGLDPQSILFNRPRNPLEEQWTGKRLGQEGALSELGMDAAFSIGSIADELPKLLSGKTAIYYALARNLDVEKIMMQALEKVKGQVRRGVKVPEQLCDLEPILGEMRLFKSEAELELMRRAARISVKAHEQAMRRCKHLEYEYQLEAELIYEFSRQGCRSVAYDPIVGGGENACILHYTDNNKPLRQGDLVLIDAGGEYENYAADITRTFPVNGKFSLEQKKIYELVLRAQKSGIAAVKPGLPWNEIQQIMLRILTEGLCELGILQGNVDELLAKEAYKPFYMHNSGHWLGLDVHDIGLYKINGEWRPLEPGMVLTVEPGLYISPNTPGVDERWWGIGVRIEDDVVVTKTGHEVITAALPVEVHEIEALMRD; from the coding sequence ATGATTTCTCAACAACAATATCAAGCAAGAAGAAGAGAGTTAACGCAAAAATTGCCTGAAGGAAGTATTGCAATTATCCCAGCAGCTCATGAGTCTATACGTAATGGAGATGCGCATTATCGTTTCCGTCAAGAAAGTAACTTTTATTATTTAACCGGCTTCAATGAACCTGAAGCAGTGTTAATACTGATCTCGGGCTTAGATCCGCAGAGTATTTTATTTAATCGGCCACGCAACCCATTGGAAGAACAATGGACAGGGAAACGTTTAGGCCAAGAGGGTGCTTTGTCTGAATTAGGTATGGATGCTGCTTTTTCTATAGGGTCTATTGCCGACGAATTGCCTAAATTATTAAGTGGGAAAACAGCAATTTATTACGCTCTTGCGCGAAATTTAGATGTTGAAAAAATAATGATGCAGGCCTTGGAAAAAGTGAAAGGTCAGGTACGTCGCGGTGTAAAAGTACCTGAGCAATTGTGTGATTTAGAACCCATCTTAGGTGAAATGCGGTTATTTAAAAGTGAGGCTGAATTGGAGCTAATGCGTCGAGCAGCACGTATTTCTGTTAAAGCCCATGAACAGGCTATGCGCCGTTGTAAGCATTTGGAGTATGAATATCAGTTAGAAGCGGAACTTATTTATGAATTTAGCCGTCAAGGCTGTCGTAGTGTCGCTTATGATCCTATTGTTGGGGGAGGTGAGAATGCGTGTATTTTGCATTATACGGATAATAATAAACCCTTACGCCAAGGCGATCTGGTTTTAATTGATGCGGGTGGTGAGTATGAAAATTATGCTGCTGATATCACGCGAACTTTCCCGGTAAATGGGAAATTTAGTTTGGAACAGAAAAAAATTTATGAATTAGTGCTTAGGGCACAAAAATCAGGAATTGCGGCAGTGAAACCAGGGCTTCCGTGGAATGAAATACAACAAATTATGTTACGTATTTTAACAGAAGGCTTATGTGAATTAGGAATTCTGCAAGGAAATGTAGACGAATTGCTTGCTAAAGAAGCCTATAAACCTTTCTATATGCATAATTCAGGGCATTGGTTGGGCTTGGATGTACATGATATTGGTCTTTATAAAATTAATGGTGAATGGCGTCCTTTGGAACCGGGGATGGTTTTAACCGTAGAGCCTGGTTTATACATTAGTCCTAACACACCTGGAGTAGATGAACGCTGGTGGGGTATAGGAGTACGTATTGAAGATGATGTAGTCGTGACTAAAACAGGCCATGAGGTAATAACTGCAGCTTTGCCTGTAGAGGTGCATGAAATTGAGGCATTAATGCGTGATTAA
- a CDS encoding FAD-dependent oxidoreductase, protein MSLEFNVLVVGGGIVGLVSALAMAQRGYTVAIIDAGSLKTETSGVDTRVYAINHASQMLLQQLNVWHYLEQSRISPYCRMHVWDSVSGAHIDFDSRYVAEQNLGFIMEESVLKRALFKEIALHPTIHLFPDSFVEEIKFDDDGVTASNMKQSWKGLLLMIADGAQSPIRKKLKVALTCWSYDQQALVATVFTEKKHKQTAYQVFHPDGPLAFLPLADPHQCSIVWSTKPNHAKELMSLSDHEFNKSLTQAFAKRLGKVEVISARHQFSLYMRHAHQYAGKRWLLLGDAAHTIHPLAGLGLNVGLADVNSWLQCLDAFSGGLCSKKALGAYQRERKAAVWQIILLMEGFKRLFGNSFGPVVSLRRLGLGFCNGFTPIKRLFIQHARGVSSY, encoded by the coding sequence ATGAGTCTGGAATTTAATGTACTAGTAGTAGGTGGTGGCATCGTGGGATTAGTTTCCGCTTTAGCTATGGCGCAACGTGGCTATACGGTGGCTATTATTGATGCAGGGTCATTAAAAACGGAGACCTCAGGTGTTGATACTCGTGTTTATGCTATTAATCATGCCTCACAAATGCTTTTACAACAATTAAATGTTTGGCACTATTTAGAGCAATCAAGGATTTCTCCTTATTGTCGCATGCATGTTTGGGACTCAGTAAGTGGTGCGCATATTGATTTTGATTCACGCTATGTTGCTGAGCAAAATTTGGGCTTTATCATGGAAGAGTCAGTGCTTAAGAGAGCTTTATTCAAAGAAATTGCGTTGCATCCTACAATTCATTTATTTCCAGATAGTTTTGTGGAGGAAATAAAGTTTGATGATGATGGGGTTACGGCAAGCAACATGAAGCAAAGCTGGAAAGGGCTGCTCTTAATGATCGCAGATGGAGCTCAGTCTCCAATACGGAAAAAACTAAAAGTTGCATTAACCTGTTGGTCTTATGACCAACAGGCTTTGGTTGCAACCGTGTTTACTGAAAAGAAACACAAGCAAACTGCTTATCAAGTGTTTCACCCTGATGGTCCCTTGGCATTTTTACCTCTTGCAGATCCACATCAATGTTCCATAGTTTGGTCCACTAAGCCTAATCATGCGAAAGAATTAATGAGTCTCTCTGATCACGAATTTAATAAATCACTTACCCAGGCTTTTGCGAAGCGATTAGGTAAAGTAGAAGTCATTAGTGCGCGCCATCAATTCTCTTTATATATGAGGCATGCACACCAATATGCAGGTAAGCGTTGGCTGCTTCTTGGGGATGCAGCACATACAATTCATCCTTTGGCGGGTTTAGGCTTAAATGTTGGATTAGCGGATGTAAATTCTTGGCTTCAGTGCTTGGATGCTTTTTCTGGTGGCCTTTGTTCGAAAAAGGCATTAGGTGCTTATCAACGCGAACGTAAGGCAGCTGTATGGCAAATTATATTGCTTATGGAAGGATTTAAACGCTTATTCGGTAATTCCTTTGGGCCTGTAGTTAGCTTACGTCGTTTAGGCTTAGGATTTTGTAATGGATTTACCCCTATAAAGCGCTTATTTATTCAACACGCCCGAGGCGTGTCATCATATTGA
- a CDS encoding FMN-binding glutamate synthase family protein, which produces MRRQWYIGFGVALLITLAFFIMLSDIRWFVAFLIPVIIIWIYDLVQTKHTILRNFPVLGHVRYFLEFLRPEIQQYFIATDESELPYNRETRSLIYERAKNTRDTIPYGTERDILSVGYTWALHSLAPKHHSEVESRIVVGGPDCLQPYNASRFNISGMSFGSLSGKAIMAMNKGAMIGGFAQSTGEGGLSPYHLQGGDIVFQIGTAYFGCRDAQGNFDEKEFATEANRKEVKMIEIKLSQGAKPSHGGILPAAKLTAEIAKARKVSMGQDVVSPIAHTAFSTPIGLLHFIKKLRDLSHGKPVGFKLCLGRRDEFLAICKAMLKTNILPDFITVDGAEGGTGAAPVEYTNFIGTPLEAGLVFVHNALVGINVRDKVRIICSGKVANGFDLLTNIALGADMCNAARAMMLATGCLQTKQCNANTCPTGVATQSKRLQYGLVVDDKKYRVANFHKNTMKSFLEMVGSLGLDNPSDLKPNHIMRRVSVQEVKSFNEIYEYLTPGQLLSSDIPESYRAHWEAADPEKF; this is translated from the coding sequence ATGAGACGCCAATGGTATATAGGCTTTGGAGTAGCCCTATTAATTACTCTCGCATTTTTTATTATGCTGAGTGATATTAGGTGGTTTGTTGCTTTTCTTATCCCCGTTATAATCATATGGATCTATGATTTAGTACAAACGAAACATACCATTTTACGTAATTTTCCAGTTTTGGGCCATGTGCGCTATTTTTTAGAGTTCTTGCGCCCTGAAATCCAACAATATTTCATTGCAACTGATGAAAGTGAACTTCCATATAATCGTGAGACACGCTCACTTATCTATGAACGTGCCAAAAATACGCGCGACACCATACCCTATGGAACAGAGCGGGATATTTTAAGTGTGGGCTACACATGGGCATTACATTCTTTAGCACCAAAACATCATTCTGAAGTAGAATCCAGAATTGTCGTTGGAGGCCCTGACTGTTTACAACCTTATAATGCATCCCGATTTAATATCTCCGGGATGAGTTTTGGTTCCTTGTCAGGAAAGGCTATTATGGCCATGAATAAAGGAGCGATGATTGGTGGTTTTGCTCAATCCACTGGAGAAGGGGGATTAAGCCCCTATCATTTACAAGGGGGCGATATTGTATTTCAAATAGGAACTGCCTATTTTGGTTGTCGTGATGCACAAGGTAATTTTGATGAAAAAGAATTTGCCACAGAAGCAAACCGTAAAGAAGTAAAAATGATAGAGATTAAACTCTCTCAAGGTGCCAAACCCTCTCATGGTGGGATCTTGCCAGCAGCTAAACTTACTGCAGAAATCGCCAAAGCCAGAAAAGTTTCCATGGGTCAGGATGTAGTATCGCCGATTGCACATACCGCGTTTAGTACCCCCATTGGTTTGCTCCATTTCATAAAAAAATTACGTGATTTGTCTCATGGAAAACCTGTTGGATTCAAGCTATGTCTTGGGCGCAGAGACGAGTTTCTTGCAATCTGTAAAGCTATGTTAAAAACAAACATCCTACCTGACTTTATTACTGTTGACGGCGCCGAAGGAGGCACTGGAGCTGCGCCCGTGGAATACACCAATTTTATTGGTACCCCTTTAGAGGCTGGATTAGTTTTTGTGCATAATGCTTTAGTAGGAATTAATGTACGCGATAAAGTACGTATTATCTGTAGTGGTAAGGTGGCTAATGGTTTTGATTTGCTCACCAATATCGCCTTGGGAGCTGATATGTGTAATGCTGCAAGAGCAATGATGCTGGCTACGGGTTGTTTACAAACCAAGCAATGTAATGCCAACACCTGCCCAACAGGAGTAGCAACGCAAAGCAAACGCTTACAATATGGTTTAGTAGTGGATGATAAAAAATACCGAGTTGCAAATTTCCATAAAAATACCATGAAAAGCTTTTTAGAAATGGTCGGATCGTTAGGCTTAGACAATCCCAGTGATTTGAAACCCAACCATATTATGAGAAGAGTGAGTGTGCAAGAAGTTAAGTCTTTTAATGAGATCTACGAATACCTTACACCAGGACA
- a CDS encoding UPF0149 family protein: MSEKEHLHLPNYGEFSNNISVLKLQISASLLHGAMCGYLCAGADIQGEAYLRALLNNKKDETSRNAVLAMFAVFSISQQQICSLDFGFEMMLPDEYEPLLVRAQAFSEWCQGFIESLKLAGIGVERFHDEEAQDAFQHLIEFAELDCDTIDVGEDDERALMEVSEYTRMAVLRLYSDLVMGEPSGNSGITH; this comes from the coding sequence ATGTCTGAGAAAGAACATTTGCATTTGCCTAATTATGGCGAATTTTCCAATAACATTAGTGTATTAAAATTACAGATATCTGCCAGTTTATTACATGGAGCGATGTGTGGCTATCTTTGTGCAGGCGCAGATATTCAAGGTGAGGCTTATTTGCGTGCCTTATTGAATAATAAAAAGGATGAAACCAGTCGCAATGCTGTTTTAGCGATGTTTGCTGTTTTTTCAATAAGCCAGCAACAAATTTGCAGCCTGGATTTTGGATTTGAAATGATGCTTCCTGATGAGTATGAACCCTTATTGGTACGGGCACAAGCTTTTAGTGAATGGTGTCAAGGGTTTATTGAGTCGTTGAAACTTGCAGGTATTGGTGTCGAACGATTTCATGACGAAGAAGCACAAGATGCATTTCAACACCTTATCGAGTTTGCCGAGCTTGACTGTGACACCATAGATGTGGGTGAAGATGATGAACGTGCATTGATGGAAGTGAGCGAATATACTCGGATGGCAGTGCTGCGTTTGTATAGTGACTTGGTGATGGGTGAGCCTAGTGGAAATTCTGGAATAACGCATTAA
- a CDS encoding cell division protein ZapA has translation MTHMKTCTIKLLNATYEIKCPEGEEANLHLAVQKLNNQILINKKKSKQLDNLQTLLLAALDISHELILCKNKQAYQQHQVTQFITSLENKINKMVDGELLESITETD, from the coding sequence ATGACTCATATGAAAACATGCACCATTAAATTGCTTAATGCAACTTATGAAATAAAGTGTCCTGAAGGCGAAGAGGCTAATTTACACCTTGCAGTACAGAAATTAAATAACCAAATCCTCATTAATAAAAAGAAATCAAAACAACTTGATAATCTGCAAACTTTACTACTTGCTGCTCTTGATATAAGCCATGAATTAATATTATGCAAAAATAAGCAGGCTTATCAGCAACATCAAGTAACTCAATTTATTACTTCATTAGAAAATAAAATCAATAAAATGGTTGATGGCGAATTATTAGAAAGTATTACAGAAACAGACTAG
- the ubiH gene encoding 2-octaprenyl-6-methoxyphenyl hydroxylase, producing MIKKEIDILVIGGGLTGATLMLALQGLGYRTLLVEAKPFSDKIKPDFDARSLALSPASRRILTMLGVWEHLKADVTPIEMIHVSDQHHFGVSRLQSQAHEPLGYVVEMQHINQALHQLVPQDQLIAPATLQSLDYEKSLATVHTDLGEVTIAARFIVAADGTQSGVRRFCNLSTKVKQYNQHALVANVGLLKPHQQRAYERFTAHGPLALLPMQNDRMSLVWAMPPKEAAHMLSLSDTDFLRQLQHAFGYRVGRFDKIGKRFSYPLQQVLMPQQIRWPIVFVGNAAHTLHPVAGQGFNLGLRDVAMLAQCIAEQGLTAEMLLHYAQLRAHDQKVITCFTDGLIQVFTSRLPGIGLMRGLGLMALDNIPVLKNLLARYARGFGGAIPDLVCEIALAEAQKHTPLKLSETK from the coding sequence GTGATTAAAAAAGAAATTGATATACTGGTTATTGGTGGGGGATTAACAGGTGCAACTTTAATGCTTGCTTTGCAAGGATTAGGTTATCGAACCTTATTGGTAGAAGCAAAACCATTTAGTGATAAAATAAAGCCCGATTTTGATGCTCGTTCATTAGCGTTATCACCCGCTAGCCGACGCATACTTACTATGCTTGGAGTTTGGGAACATCTTAAAGCCGATGTAACGCCTATAGAGATGATTCATGTTTCAGATCAACATCATTTCGGTGTTTCGCGCTTACAAAGTCAAGCGCATGAACCTTTAGGTTATGTGGTTGAAATGCAGCATATAAACCAGGCTTTGCATCAATTAGTACCTCAAGATCAGCTTATAGCTCCCGCAACATTACAGTCTTTAGATTATGAGAAATCCTTGGCGACCGTCCATACTGACTTGGGGGAAGTTACTATTGCGGCTCGTTTTATTGTCGCGGCAGATGGAACCCAATCGGGGGTGCGCCGTTTTTGTAATTTATCGACGAAGGTGAAACAATACAATCAGCATGCCCTTGTTGCTAATGTAGGTTTACTCAAGCCGCATCAGCAACGTGCCTATGAGCGATTTACAGCTCATGGTCCATTAGCGCTCTTACCCATGCAAAACGATCGAATGTCTTTAGTGTGGGCAATGCCTCCTAAGGAGGCAGCGCATATGTTGTCTTTATCGGACACAGATTTTTTAAGACAATTACAACACGCTTTTGGATATCGTGTAGGTCGTTTTGATAAAATAGGTAAACGTTTTTCTTATCCTCTGCAGCAAGTTTTAATGCCCCAGCAAATTCGCTGGCCGATTGTTTTTGTGGGTAATGCAGCACATACATTACATCCTGTTGCAGGCCAAGGATTTAATTTAGGTCTTAGAGATGTGGCAATGTTAGCACAATGCATCGCAGAGCAAGGCTTGACCGCAGAAATGCTGTTGCATTATGCGCAATTAAGAGCACACGATCAAAAAGTAATTACTTGCTTTACTGATGGTTTAATTCAAGTATTTACCAGCCGTTTACCCGGTATCGGTTTGATGCGGGGTTTAGGATTGATGGCACTGGATAATATTCCTGTATTAAAAAATCTTTTAGCACGATATGCACGCGGTTTTGGGGGAGCTATTCCCGATTTAGTGTGCGAAATTGCTCTAGCTGAGGCACAAAAACACACTCCGCTTAAACTTTCGGAGACAAAATGA